The Stieleria maiorica genome includes the window GTGTCCGGTGTCCAGGTTTCCGCTGGAGGGGGAGGGGGCGACGAAGGCAGAACGATCAGAATGCTCTTTCCGCTCCCGACAAATTGATCGGGAGGCCCGCCTTCGCGTAGCGTCAAAATTGATTCTCCCGACTGCTGTTGACCGTCTGCCTTGATGAAGGTGTCGCCGAACAATGTTTGACTGGGATCGTCGTGAGCCATCCGTTTGTAATTAAACTCGATCGTCCCATCTGCCTCATGCAAGGCGACTTGAAAGGTGACTGGTTCGAGAGAGTTATTGAAGACCGACCAGAGGTCCTCCCACTCGATCACAGCCTTTCGCGAACCAACTTCACCGATCATCCCGTAGTTGACGGTCCCTTCATACGGATGTTCCTGGTCGAGCACGTAAGCCGACTCGAGTGGTGAAATGATGGGCTGATTGAAGGCTGCCGCACCCGGGTGCTCGAGAGAAAGGAATCCATCCGCGTTGACATAAATTCGATCGTAGGTCACGCCATAGAATTCGAATTCGAAATTGTGCGGTGCGAAGTCGTACTCGGCGTAACTGTCCACCCCATCACTGAGACGTCGAAACGAACTCAAGCCAGTTTCATAATAGTTGAAGGGGACGGTGTACGCTTCGTAACCGAATCCGTCAGGACCGGCCGCAATCACCAAAGTCAGTGTGATCGAATAGGTCGCCGTATTGCCCGAATTGTCGGTGGCGGAAATCGTGAATTCATTTTGACCGGGATAAATCGGAACGTTGGAGAATTGAAGATTTCCGTCGGTATCAGCGAATCCAAGAATCCCATTCTCTTCGATGATGAAATACTGAAACGACTCGGATTGGCCGATGATTTCCACCATCGGAATCGTGGTTTGATCGTCTCCAAGCGGGAAAGAATCTGTCGCCGCGCTTAAGCCGAGTCCCGTGACAATTGGTGCTTGAGTGTCAAACTCGAATTGGAGATCAAACGCGGCGGGATTCCCCAACGCATCTTCGGCGTAGAGGTGAAGCGTGTGGACGCCATCGGGCAATCCGCTCCCAAGAATCTGATCGATCCGGTTGGCATCCAACAAGAAACTGCCATCGGCCCGCAGGTCACTCAAAATATCGACAAAGTCTATGGGCAAGGTCTCGTTGAACCCCGCTCGCAGAACGTTGATCCCGCTGGCGTCGACGACGATGCCCCGCACGGAGGAATCATTGGTGATTCCGTCGTTGCCCCCTCGGTACCCATTGGAATCATTCGCCAGCATTACGGTCATCATGGGGCCAACTGAATCCGGGTTCACAAGCCGGATCTGTGTGCTCAATCCCGAACCTGCAAACTCGTTGGGCCCGTCACGGAAAACGGGCGTCAACCCTGTCCGAAACGCTTGAACGATCTCGTCGGTATCGAAGACGTAATCGCTATTGATCCCGACATTCGCTTCTGCTCCTCCGCTTGAGGCGCCGTCGCTATCGATATCCAGATAGTTAAAATCGATCGAACCATCGGCCTCGTGAAGCACTGCTTGGAACGTGATCGTTCCGGTTTCACCCATATACGTGACCTCGTTCCACTGGATGATCAGATCGCGATTTCCCGGCGTTCCCTGGACTTCCCAGAGCAAAGCACTTTCTGGCGAGCCGGAAATCGCTAAATCATCCCACAACGGAGCGATGGCGGGGGCTCCGAAAAAGGAGGTCGAACGCAAGTTACCCTGGGACTGACTGAAGTTGTGCGATCCAAATTTGATGATTCCATTGCTATCGATAAAGACGGCGTCGAAAGTGGAACCATACATCGTGAACTGAAATCCGCCGAGATCGGTCGGAGTGAGTTCGTGAACTTCGTCATCGGCGTCGGCAAGAATACTCGTTCCCGTCGCGCTAATGTCGTTGAACATGGGTTGAACAGCGTGTGCTTCGTAACCCCAATCATCGGGACCGAATTGGGTTCGTGGGATACGCGTGACCGTCGTGACTTGCGTACCGACGTTACCAGCGGGATCCGTGAACTCGGTGGTGAAGCCATTCGGTCCGACGGCTAATTCGGCGCGAAAATCGAAATGACCCGAATCATCCAGGTAAAACGTCTCGTCGATTTCCTGGACATAGACCTCCGAATACGGTTCCCATTGGCCCTCCATCCGAACAATCAGTGCCAGGGTCTGCAAATCACCCAAGGGTTCGGTGTCGAAGTCAGCGACGATGTTTAATGCGGGAGCGGAGGCCGTCGTATCGAGATCAAACCGCACGCTAGATGGATCGGAGACGTTGCCAAACACGTCTTCAGCGGTCACATAGAAGAAATGTATCCCGTCCGGAATCGTCGAGCCGAAAATCAGCTCCATCGCTTCGGCATCCAACGCGAAGCTCCCGTCGGGCTGAAGGTAAGGCGTGATGTCCGTGTAGGTTGTCGTGTCGAGCGAGTCGATACCGGCACGCAAGGCAACGACGTCATTAGAATCTAATGTGAAGCCGCTGACCGACGGGTCCATGGTTTGACCATCGAAATCATATTCGCCGGTGTCGTTGGAAAGACTCGCCGCAACCAAGGGAGCAAAAATATCCGGTTCTGACAAAGCGATGCGGACGCTCGATCCTGTCGCAACAAACTCGTTTTCTCCCTCTTGTTGCTGCAGCAAAAAGAGGGCGCCTTCTTCGTACGAGAAGGGAACGCCGATCGAGATGCCGGCAGCCGTGTTGCGTTCTGCAAGCCCAGGGCCGGAGGTCTCCAAGTCCGGGTAGATGAAATCGATGGATCCATCGGCTTCGTGAAGAATCGCTTGAAAGGTGATCGCGCCCCCATCGAAGCCGAGTTGATAATCGCTCCACTGAACGATCAACTCTTGTTCGCCTTCGGTTCCAGTGACTTGATAGAAAAGTCCGCTGCCGGCTACGAAGGTGACCCGAAGCGAATCCCACAATGGCGCAATACTCGGCATGCCCGTAGAAAACAAACTCCCGAACGAATTGGAATTCGGGCTTCCAAACGTAATCAATCCGTTGTCGGAAACATAAAGACTGTCGTAGGTCGTCCCATAGAATTCGAACTCAAACCCGTTCAGCTCGGCCGGCGATAGTGCTGTTGCTGAATCGATCGTGCTGCGATTCAAAAGCGTTCCGGTCTCGCTGATGTCTACGAAGCTTGTCGATGAAGTGAACGCCTCGTAGCCAAAACCATTGGGACCAATGCTGGCTCTCGGGACGCGTTCAATCGCAAAAACCTCCTGGGAGACGTTTCCCGCCAAATCCGTTGACTCAAAGACGATCTCGTTTGTTCCCAGTTGCAACAAAATGTTGTAGAACCTTGCGATGCCGAATGAGTTTGCTTCGTTGGAATCACCATAGGGGTCAGGATGGCTGGGAAGCGAGACGAAAGCATCGGGTTCGGTACGACCGACCAGTTCGACAAACGGAAAGGTCGTTCTGCCGTCACCCAGCGGCTCCGAATCGGATGATTGAGCGAGCGTCAACGAGGAAATGACCGGGCCGACGCGGTCCAACACAAACGAAAAGGCAATCTCCGAGCGATTGGCCAAGCTATCTTCGGCGATAAGCCTTAGCGTGTGTGACCCATCCTCAAGCGAGCCACCGAGTATTTGCTCCAGTCGCGCTAGATCCAGTTGGAACGAACCGTCCGGTTGTAGATCCCCGAGGATGTCGACGAATTCGGCTTCCACCGTTGTGTTCAGTCCCGCTGCGACGGTGACGATCGGATTGAAGTCATAGATTCCGCCCTCGATCGTTGCGTCATTGGTGATCGAATCGAACGCGTCCTCGCCGCTGTCGTTCGCTAATCCCACCACAACCAAGGGGGGAATCGTGTCGGGCTGCACCACCGATATCAACGTGCTGCTTCCCTCGGCAACGAGCTCATTGGGCAGGGATCCATAGGCCAAACGCAATGTCGGCGGCAAGCCGGACCCCGGCGGTTTGATGCCGACGGTTGAATCATGGAGCTGGTCAAACGATACACCGGGAGTCAAGGTCCGGTAATTGAACTGGATCGAATGATCCTGCTCGCGAAGAACCGCTTGAAAGGTTGCCCGACCATAGTTGTAGCCGATCTTAACATCCTCCCACTGGACGATCAATTCGCGACTACCGGTTGTACCGACGAGCTCCCAAAAAACAGCGCTGGATACTCCACCTGCGACCGTGATGTCGTTCCACAGTGGCGCGATCGCCGACTGGTTGGGATCTTGGAATAGCTGCTGGCCGGACCAGGTGCCTGAGTAGAATTCTGTGTACGCTTCCTCGAATGTGATCAATCCGTTGGAGTTGATGAACAGATTATCGACCGGGACGCCATAGAATTCGAACTGGAATCCAGCCAAGTCAACCGAGGTCAGCTCGACGGAATCCAGATGCGCACCGGCCAATACCGAAGTTCCCGTTGACGAGATGTCAATAAACTCGGGAGTGGTTGCACAGGCCTGGTAACCGAATCCGTCGGGACCAACACAGCCGTTGTCGGTGATTCGTGTAATGCTTATCGCGATCTCCGCCGTGTTTCCTGCGACGTCCTCCAAAAAAGATTGAAAGTCACGCTGCCCCAACTCCAACCGAAAATCTTCGTAGCGGATGATCCCGAATTCGTCGGCGATGGCGATGGGAAGGGAGGTGTCCAGGTAGACAGATGCGAAGGGTTCGGTATGCGCGATCAGCGTGACGCTCTCAAAATTCGTTTCCAGATCGCCCAGCGGCGCCGAATCATAGGACGGATCGATTTCCAGCATCAACGTCGGCGGCGTCTGATCGATCGTAAAGGTGTATTCGAAAAGCGTCGTGTTGCCGCGTGAATCAACTGCTCGGAAGTGGATCGTGTGCGTGCCTTCTTCGATCGCCGCTCCGTTCAGGTTCCCTAAAATCGTCTCGTCGAGATAGAACTCGGATTCCAGATCCAACCGGTCAAGCAAGTCGACATAAGATTGGATCGGTGGATTCCCAAATGCGGCACCGAATTCCACTATCGGACTGACATCAATCACCCCCCCCGAGATGCCCGCATCGGTCGCCGTATTCGGATCTCGATAGGATTCCGTCAGATAAGCGGAAATGAGGGGTGGTTGTGTTTCCGGTGTGACCTCGATCGAAACCGTTTCAAAATCATCCAGCGGCGATGCCGCATCATCGGTCACTCGAACGGTGATTTGATACGACCCCACTTGATCAAACGCGGGCGTCCAGTGAATCTCTCCGGTTGCCGGGTCAATCATGACCCCATCGGGCGCGCCGGCATCAAGCGAATAAACCAGATTGTTTTCTGGAACATCCACATCGGTTGCCGTTGCAAGAAACGAGAGCGTTTGTCCGGCTTCGATCGATTGTGTCCCGATCGCTGCCAACTCGGGAGCGACATTCAGTTCCCTGACTTGAACCAACAGTTGATCACTGTCGCTGCGTGGCTGTGTGCCGTTATCAGTGACGACGACCGTGATGTAATAATCCCCTGCCCCCTGCGCTTCGGTGGGCGTCCAAGTGAAGGTTCCCGTCTTGGGGTCGATGAACGCACCATCGGGCGCTCCGTCCAGGCTGAAATGGAGGGCGGTTCCGGCATTCGGATCCGACGCGGTTGCGGTAAAGGTGACCAATTCCCCTTCGTCGGTCTCAACGTTCTCGATCGGATCCAGGGTGGGAGGCAAATTGAATTCCGTCAATGTCACATTGAAGGTCAACGTGTCGCCAAGGTTCGGCGTCAATCCGTCGGTGACTCGAACAGTAAACGGAACGTCACCGGGAGGAACATCGAATCCGGGTTCCCAGCGAATGCTTCCGGTCTCGGGATCGATCGTCGCGCCCTCGGGGGCTTGGTCCAAACTGAATGTGAAGGTATCAAACGGCTCGTTCCCGTCACTGACCGTCATGCGATACAAGAACGGGTCGCCTTGCTCAACCGACATGGGAGTCACGGGATCGATCACCGGAGCGACATTCACAGGCTGGGTAACAATCAAGAATGACGCTTCGGTCCATCGAACCGGTTGACCGTCATCGGTGACTCGAAGCGTGACCGGGTATTCGCCAAAACCCTGGCCGGTCGGTGCTGTGAATTGAAACTCGCCCGTTTGTTCGTTCAGCGTGGCGCCGATCGGCGCATCGGTCAGCGAAAAGGTCAGCGTGTCCGACGGATTTCCGTCGCCGGCATTGAAGGTCAGGTTGAGTGTCTGGCCGTCCAGCATCCATTGATCATCGATCGATTCAATCACCGGTGCCAAGTTGACCACTGCCAAATCCGCTTGATCGGTGCCAAATTGGTTGGACAGCGTGACGAAATCCAGGAAGTCGGTGACGCCGTCACCGTTAAAGTCACCTTCGAGGGCGCCGTCGGTGTCCTGTCCAAAATGGTTGCTGACGATGACATAGTCTTCAAAGTTCGTGATCCGGTCTCCGTTAGCATCACCGGGGACGATCGGCAGCGGCGTTGGCTCGGGGGGCGCCAAGGCGTTGGACGACCGGTCATGGATCTCCCCGTTCCACTCCAACGAGTAATGCCCTGCCGGCAGAGGATTGGCGAGCGTCCAGGTCGCGGTGAAGGTCGTGGGGGCGAAATGAAATGCCGACACCGCCACCGTGCTGCCGGTCGCGTCGACAAGCCGGGCATCATCCGAGACGACATCGACGGCTTCTGAAAAGACGACTTCGATTTGATCGAGGTTTCCATATGCCCCGAAAGGACCCGTCACCGGCAAGGACGGATCAGCGGATTCCCAAGCGGAACTTCGCAGGTTCAGGGCGGTCATTTCAGGCGGGGTCACGTCGACCGGAACGGCGGGGTCGTAGACCAACGCAACTTCGTAAACTGTTTTCCCAGGGGCATTTGAGTGGATCCGCAGGGTGGCATCAGCAGCCTGGGTTTCGTCGATCAATCGAAGGTCCAAAGCAACCGCTTGGCCCGCCTCGACGATGAACGGTCCGTCGGCAGGCGACAGAATTTCCACCCCTTCGCCGACGAGTTCCAACTGTTTGACCGTCAGAGCGACATCGCTAGTGTTGGTCAGCAGCAGCGTGCCGACTGCCGATTGGCCGGTCTCAGGCCCGAAGGTCAACGTCGAATCGTCCAGGCTGCCAAGCGGCGCCGTGAGATCATAATTCGATTCGGGGATCGTGATGTCGACCGCGTACACCTGGTATTCGACGACTTCGCCACCGGCGTCACCGTCAGCGAAATAGCGGAATTCCACATGATAGAACTCATCGGCATCGACCGACGCCGGATCGATGGGGTAGGAGACGTTTTGGATCGGCGCCGCATAGCCCAATGGATTCGCATCGGGTGCGTACGTCTGATGGGCCGGATCGAATGAGCCGAGCGTCAGTTCATTCGATTGCCCGACCAAAACCACATCCAATCGGTGCGCCCCCTCGGTGAGATCGGCGCGATCGGCAAACGACTGGATCTCCACCGCGACGTTGCTGACGGTTGACGGAATGATTTGCAGATGCCGCAGCGAGCCTTGAAGCGTCGGTACGTGCGCGGTGGGAGCGATCGGGGGCGGGACCGCGGAGATCGGAGTTGATTGCTGCAGGTTCGAAGGCGGCGTGAGAAATTGTGGAACTCCCGATGGTTTGGTCCCGGGCGCGATGCCTTTTCCATCCTTGATCATCGTGGTGACGTTGCTCTTCAGATCCGCATCGCCGAGCAATTTGATGACCTCAATTCCATTCGACTTGAACGTCTTATCAAAAACTTCGAACAAACCAAAAAAAGCATCACCTCGCGCATTGATCGACCAATCGACACCCAAGGTCGCCCCCGACTTCTGCTTGTTGATCGTGGGTGTGGGTTTCAACAGGTTGCCGGATGCCTCAAATCTGACTTTGGCTGCCAAAGCGGCTTTTAGATGGCCGGTCACCTCGACATCCAAAAGCCCTTTATCCGGAACCGGGATCCCTGTGAGCCCTTTGTTCTTCAGGGACAATAGACTGAGGCCGGCTCCAATGGTGACCTGCCCGAAGGCTCCGGCCATAAACTCAACATAGGTGCCCGAACTCTTCCACTCAAAATCTCCGGCTTGGTTTTTCCCCATTTCTAAGCCGACATTCGCAGTCAACGGACTCGAATTCCCGCTCAGATTTAAATTCGCATCGATGCCTAGATAACCAAAGGCGTCGGTCAGGTAGGACGGCAGTTTGAATTTTTGATTGAACGAGGGAAAGATTCTGTCGGCGATCTTGATCGGATCGCGATTGGATATCTTGAACGTTTCGACGTCCAGTGTTTCGTCATTCAAGGTCGAAGCAACGACCAGTTGATTGTCGAGCGTATAGGTTTTGCGGTCACCGAGTAGCGTGGTGGATACGGAGGCGCTTTTGAGTTCTGCCTCCGGCTTTTCAGAATCTCCCAACTTGCGAGACGCCGTAACAAAGAGAGAAATGTCGAGACTGGCACCAGTTTCGATTCCCTTGACTAATCCTGCAATCAATCCGTCCTCACCGGGCGGGACTGTCGGTGTCACATCCAATTTCCATTTGGAAGTGTTCACCGCGATGTCATACCACCCCTCACTGTACACGGCGGTATCAACCGTGAAGAGCGAGATCCACTTGGGATACGAGACCACCAACACGTCGATAGGACGGGAGAATGGCTTGGGATTTCCTGTGACGACGGTTCCCATCAAGGCCATTTCCCAGTCCTTGCCATCCTTGACGGTGTCCGTCAGCAAATCAATGGGGAACGTACCGGTGAACGTGCCGTCGCCCTGAGCGGTCAAGCCGGTCGACGTCGTCGTGCCGGCGCCTTTGGATTTTCGACGCAGGGACAAGTCTTGTAACTTGTATTGGTCAAAGAAGTCGATCTCGGTCGGGATCGTCGCTTTGACGGGCCATTCGCCTTCATTGATTTCCTTACCGATCAATCGCAATTCGTCCGCCGCAACTCCGTCGAACTCCAACGTGTAACTCAGATCGTCGACAAATTTCACGCTCGCGGTGTACTCGTCAAAGACACTGCCGGAATCGCTGTGGACCAATTGGATCGTTAGGCTGGGATGCTCCGGACGCAATCGCCCCATGTCCTGGCTGAAGGTGTAAACGCCGCCACTACCACTGGCTTTTTGAACCGGATCCTGTTTCAATCCGCCGAACCAGTATTCAAGGCGAAAGCCGTCTGGTAGGTCATTCCCCAAATCAACCGTGAAGGTGTTCTGCAAACTGACCCAGGGCAGGTACTCACCAAACGTTGTGTTTCCGGAATCGTTGTCGTATTGAGCGGTGACACTGCTGTCGTCAATTTCAAATTTTGAAACCCCTTCGACCTTCAGTTGATACTTGCCGGTGTTCAGCCCCGGTCCGCTATCGATCGTGCCGTCGAAGTCGAAGTCGGGATAGTCGGTGACCCCGACCGTCCAGAACCCCGATTCAGTCGCGGTGTAATTGGACACGGCAGTCCAAGGAATGGCCTGGGTCCCGCCGCCGTCGTCATCCTGCTGGACCATCGAACCGGATGGATCGTAGATCGCGACCATCGGGTCAAACTGTTTGTCCTCCGTTGGGGGAGCGCCATTGAAGACCGCCGCGGCGGTCACCTTAAGATTGTCGCCGGTCTTGGCGTAGAAAGTGTAAAAGTCGAGATCGACCTGATCGAGACGTCCGTTGACGGTGTATGAGGTGTCATTGAACAGCAACTGCGCCGATGAAACCGTGTCATTGTTTCCTGCGTCGGTGAACGCGGCCAGCAACGTCCGCTCTTCTAATGGTTCCAATCGAAGCCGGCGTTTCTCCAAGTGACGTTTCAGTCGAATTCGTCGGATCGAAGCGGTGCGGCTGCGGCGGGTTTTCATCGTGAACGCAATCCTGTTTCTGAGCGAGCGTCTGGGAATTGCCAGGCAAACGAAAGGCCGGAGCTCGCCTTGCGATTCAAAGCGGAATCAGGTGGGGAGGTCGACCAGCAAACGTTGAATTGTCCGACGCTGCTCTCCGCCAATCGGGAAAAGTGAGCACCGGCGGCATCCACGGAGTGCCACAAGGACACGGTCGCGAGGCCAACGCACAGGTGAGTCAACATCGGCTGATCTCAATTTTCCGAGGTGTGCGCTAACCCAACGGCATCAATGGAGCATTTCACACATATGGACAGATGGCCATTATGCTCCGAAGGAAGGGGGCAAGCAACCCCGGAGAGAGCGGGTCGAGCGGGGGGCAGGCACGGGACTGATGCTTGCGCCGACTTCCGTATTCGCTCGGCATGAAGGCAGGCGACGCGATCTCTCCAATAGGAGAGCGGGCCGATCAAATTTTCCAAAGAAATACCGGCAATTCTGGCGTGCTCATGGAGCATACCCTCATTGGACGAATCCGATCGCGAACAACATGGCCGATTCCTGCGGCACTTCATGGAGCACGAAGAGTCGCTGCGTCGGCGTTGAAACAGACACCTTTCCGTCCCAGATCACACATCGTTTGAAGGCAGTTGTCGGACCGGAGGGAAAGCCGGGCTTCACGCCGATTCGGGTCAGCCCGATAAACTACGCACCCGGTGACCCGGAATTTCGGGCACCCGAAGGAGCGTCGCTGCAGTTCGAAATCAAAACGGACTCCGACGAGACCTTTGACGTCAAGCTACACAAGAATTACTGGGTCGATGACTTCAGCACCTATTCCGCCAAAGTTTCCATCAAGGGGGACAATGGCTGGCAAACGGTAACGCTATCGGGTGCGGAATTCAGGAATTCTAAAACCGACGAACCGCT containing:
- a CDS encoding putative Ig domain-containing protein, producing MKTRRSRTASIRRIRLKRHLEKRRLRLEPLEERTLLAAFTDAGNNDTVSSAQLLFNDTSYTVNGRLDQVDLDFYTFYAKTGDNLKVTAAAVFNGAPPTEDKQFDPMVAIYDPSGSMVQQDDDGGGTQAIPWTAVSNYTATESGFWTVGVTDYPDFDFDGTIDSGPGLNTGKYQLKVEGVSKFEIDDSSVTAQYDNDSGNTTFGEYLPWVSLQNTFTVDLGNDLPDGFRLEYWFGGLKQDPVQKASGSGGVYTFSQDMGRLRPEHPSLTIQLVHSDSGSVFDEYTASVKFVDDLSYTLEFDGVAADELRLIGKEINEGEWPVKATIPTEIDFFDQYKLQDLSLRRKSKGAGTTTSTGLTAQGDGTFTGTFPIDLLTDTVKDGKDWEMALMGTVVTGNPKPFSRPIDVLVVSYPKWISLFTVDTAVYSEGWYDIAVNTSKWKLDVTPTVPPGEDGLIAGLVKGIETGASLDISLFVTASRKLGDSEKPEAELKSASVSTTLLGDRKTYTLDNQLVVASTLNDETLDVETFKISNRDPIKIADRIFPSFNQKFKLPSYLTDAFGYLGIDANLNLSGNSSPLTANVGLEMGKNQAGDFEWKSSGTYVEFMAGAFGQVTIGAGLSLLSLKNKGLTGIPVPDKGLLDVEVTGHLKAALAAKVRFEASGNLLKPTPTINKQKSGATLGVDWSINARGDAFFGLFEVFDKTFKSNGIEVIKLLGDADLKSNVTTMIKDGKGIAPGTKPSGVPQFLTPPSNLQQSTPISAVPPPIAPTAHVPTLQGSLRHLQIIPSTVSNVAVEIQSFADRADLTEGAHRLDVVLVGQSNELTLGSFDPAHQTYAPDANPLGYAAPIQNVSYPIDPASVDADEFYHVEFRYFADGDAGGEVVEYQVYAVDITIPESNYDLTAPLGSLDDSTLTFGPETGQSAVGTLLLTNTSDVALTVKQLELVGEGVEILSPADGPFIVEAGQAVALDLRLIDETQAADATLRIHSNAPGKTVYEVALVYDPAVPVDVTPPEMTALNLRSSAWESADPSLPVTGPFGAYGNLDQIEVVFSEAVDVVSDDARLVDATGSTVAVSAFHFAPTTFTATWTLANPLPAGHYSLEWNGEIHDRSSNALAPPEPTPLPIVPGDANGDRITNFEDYVIVSNHFGQDTDGALEGDFNGDGVTDFLDFVTLSNQFGTDQADLAVVNLAPVIESIDDQWMLDGQTLNLTFNAGDGNPSDTLTFSLTDAPIGATLNEQTGEFQFTAPTGQGFGEYPVTLRVTDDGQPVRWTEASFLIVTQPVNVAPVIDPVTPMSVEQGDPFLYRMTVSDGNEPFDTFTFSLDQAPEGATIDPETGSIRWEPGFDVPPGDVPFTVRVTDGLTPNLGDTLTFNVTLTEFNLPPTLDPIENVETDEGELVTFTATASDPNAGTALHFSLDGAPDGAFIDPKTGTFTWTPTEAQGAGDYYITVVVTDNGTQPRSDSDQLLVQVRELNVAPELAAIGTQSIEAGQTLSFLATATDVDVPENNLVYSLDAGAPDGVMIDPATGEIHWTPAFDQVGSYQITVRVTDDAASPLDDFETVSIEVTPETQPPLISAYLTESYRDPNTATDAGISGGVIDVSPIVEFGAAFGNPPIQSYVDLLDRLDLESEFYLDETILGNLNGAAIEEGTHTIHFRAVDSRGNTTLFEYTFTIDQTPPTLMLEIDPSYDSAPLGDLETNFESVTLIAHTEPFASVYLDTSLPIAIADEFGIIRYEDFRLELGQRDFQSFLEDVAGNTAEIAISITRITDNGCVGPDGFGYQACATTPEFIDISSTGTSVLAGAHLDSVELTSVDLAGFQFEFYGVPVDNLFINSNGLITFEEAYTEFYSGTWSGQQLFQDPNQSAIAPLWNDITVAGGVSSAVFWELVGTTGSRELIVQWEDVKIGYNYGRATFQAVLREQDHSIQFNYRTLTPGVSFDQLHDSTVGIKPPGSGLPPTLRLAYGSLPNELVAEGSSTLISVVQPDTIPPLVVVGLANDSGEDAFDSITNDATIEGGIYDFNPIVTVAAGLNTTVEAEFVDILGDLQPDGSFQLDLARLEQILGGSLEDGSHTLRLIAEDSLANRSEIAFSFVLDRVGPVISSLTLAQSSDSEPLGDGRTTFPFVELVGRTEPDAFVSLPSHPDPYGDSNEANSFGIARFYNILLQLGTNEIVFESTDLAGNVSQEVFAIERVPRASIGPNGFGYEAFTSSTSFVDISETGTLLNRSTIDSATALSPAELNGFEFEFYGTTYDSLYVSDNGLITFGSPNSNSFGSLFSTGMPSIAPLWDSLRVTFVAGSGLFYQVTGTEGEQELIVQWSDYQLGFDGGAITFQAILHEADGSIDFIYPDLETSGPGLAERNTAAGISIGVPFSYEEGALFLLQQQEGENEFVATGSSVRIALSEPDIFAPLVAASLSNDTGEYDFDGQTMDPSVSGFTLDSNDVVALRAGIDSLDTTTYTDITPYLQPDGSFALDAEAMELIFGSTIPDGIHFFYVTAEDVFGNVSDPSSVRFDLDTTASAPALNIVADFDTEPLGDLQTLALIVRMEGQWEPYSEVYVQEIDETFYLDDSGHFDFRAELAVGPNGFTTEFTDPAGNVGTQVTTVTRIPRTQFGPDDWGYEAHAVQPMFNDISATGTSILADADDEVHELTPTDLGGFQFTMYGSTFDAVFIDSNGIIKFGSHNFSQSQGNLRSTSFFGAPAIAPLWDDLAISGSPESALLWEVQGTPGNRDLIIQWNEVTYMGETGTITFQAVLHEADGSIDFNYLDIDSDGASSGGAEANVGINSDYVFDTDEIVQAFRTGLTPVFRDGPNEFAGSGLSTQIRLVNPDSVGPMMTVMLANDSNGYRGGNDGITNDSSVRGIVVDASGINVLRAGFNETLPIDFVDILSDLRADGSFLLDANRIDQILGSGLPDGVHTLHLYAEDALGNPAAFDLQFEFDTQAPIVTGLGLSAATDSFPLGDDQTTIPMVEIIGQSESFQYFIIEENGILGFADTDGNLQFSNVPIYPGQNEFTISATDNSGNTATYSITLTLVIAAGPDGFGYEAYTVPFNYYETGLSSFRRLSDGVDSYAEYDFAPHNFEFEFYGVTYDRIYVNADGFLSLEHPGAAAFNQPIISPLESAYVLDQEHPYEGTVNYGMIGEVGSRKAVIEWEDLWSVFNNSLEPVTFQVALHEADGTIEFNYKRMAHDDPSQTLFGDTFIKADGQQQSGESILTLREGGPPDQFVGSGKSILIVLPSSPPPPPAETWTPDTIEAPTTSAAEPRPDKQVPSGFVLDSPTRKRADRVAGEYAAGFDTFGESLRRNRPSNPLRSAGPVFARERAVDQVLSSANWRPEEASAAESLLEFVQLELEASFDPSAGQE